The proteins below are encoded in one region of Oryzias melastigma strain HK-1 linkage group LG7, ASM292280v2, whole genome shotgun sequence:
- the pex10 gene encoding peroxisome biogenesis factor 10 — translation MPLAHANQAQLIRSSQKDEYYRTVLRNNANEAVQTLAGSRLWLDWRKEVELLSDVAYLSLTTLSGFQTLGEEYVSIVQVDPSKRQVPSRTRRSLFVLLHAFLPYLLDKLLVCLENELEGGQDGRRRGASPGWGLSCWLRLWVRRGVGLLTEEQRRAWLPAVSVVQQTVALVHRLHTAVFYLSSSFYHLSKRAAGISYLRVGGLSGDDASIRTTYRLLGAVSLLQLLGSVGLQWGSFRQRQRAREEWKLYRSLSPERLQSSAPSATRCILCLEARRNSTCTPCGHLFCWECITEWCNTKAECPLCREKFLPHRLVFLRNFL, via the exons ATGCCGCTCGCTCACGCGAACCAGGCCCAGCTGATTCGGTCCAGTCAGAAGGACGAGTACTACCGAACGGTTCTGAGAAACAACGCGAATGAAGCTGTTCAGACACTCGCAG GATCCAGACTCTGGCTGGACTGGAGAAAGGAGGTGGAGCTTCTGTCTGACGTGGCTTACCTCAGCCTGACCACACTCTCAG GGTTTCAGACGTTGGGGGAGGAGTATGTCAGCATCGTGCAGGTGGACCCCTCCAAGCGGCAGGTCCCCTCCCGGACCAGGCGGAGCCTTTTCGTCCTGCTCCACGCCTTCCTTCCGTACCTGCTGGACAAGCTGCTGGTGTGTCTGGAGAACGAGCTGGAGGGCGGTCAGGACGGCCGGCGGCGGGGGGCGTCGCCTGGGTGGGGCCTAAGCTGCTGGCTGAGACTGTGGGTGCGGAGGGGGGTGGGGCTTCTGacggaggagcagaggagggcgTGGCTTCCAGCCGTCAGCGTCGTACAGCAGACTGTGGCCCTCGTGCACCGCCTCCACACCGCCGTCTTCTACCTCAGCAGCTCCTTCTACCACCTGTCCAAGAGAGCGGCGGGAATCAGCTAC CTGCGGGTGGGGGGGCTGAGCGGGGACGACGCCTCCATCAGGACCACCTACCGGCTGCTGGGGGCCGTTtccctcctgcagctgctcGGCAGTGTGGGTCTGCAGTGGGGCAGCTTCAGGCAGAGACAGAGGGCCCGGGAGGAGTGGAAGCTCTACCGGAGCCTCAG TCCTGAGCGCCTccagagctccgccccctctgcCACCCGCTGCATCCTGTGCCTGGAGGCCCGCAGGAACTCCACCTGCACGCCCTGCGGACACCTGTTCTGCTGGGAGTGCATAACGGAGTGGTGCAACACCAAG GCCGAGTGTCCTCTGTGCCGGGAGAAGTTCCTCCCTCACAGGCTGGTGTTCCTCAGGAACTTCCTCTAG
- the LOC118598974 gene encoding transmembrane protein 272-like produces MAAGRDCASRALSAGVVVAGVLLLLLTAAFPVVQISVGAAFLLECPAAPLLPVYVLVFGVWVLLLMLLFSGLKLLCSAAPAGVTWTLGAISILLLLLWILFGSYQVYSIYPPDYQRNETDPSGPPQDGVPAENGSSFREGGRFCNRSLYLLAFWTTTIVHVLAGSTLLGTLCLCASMKGVEVFVQHLQP; encoded by the exons ATGGCGGCCGGGCGGGACTGTGCGAGCCGCGCTCTCAGCGCAGGTGTGGTGGTTGCAG gggtcctgctgctgctcctcacggCGGCTTTCCCGGTGGTCCAGATCTCTGTAG GTGCAGCCTTCCTACTCGAGTGTCCGGCCGCCCCTCTCCTCCCCGTCTACGTCCTGGTTTTTGGGGTCTGGGTTCTGCTGCTGATGCTCCTCTTCTCTGGGCTGAAGCTgctctgctctgcagctcctgctggcGTCACCTGGACCCTGGGGGCCATCTCcatcctgctcctcctcctctggatcCTCTTCG GCAGCTACCAGGTTTACTCCATCTATCCTCCAGACTACCAGAGGAATGAGACGGACCCGAGCGGCCCTCCCCAGGACGGCGTCCCAGCAGAGAACGGCTCCTCCTTCAGGGAGGGGGGGCGCTTCTGCAACAGGAGCTTGTACCTGCTGGCCTTCTGGACCACCACCATCGTGCACGTGCTCGCAGGAAGCACGCTGCTGGGCACGCTCTGCCTGTGCGCGTCCATGAAAGGCGTGGAGGTGTTTGTGCAGCACCTCCAGCCCTGA